A part of Thermocrinis albus DSM 14484 genomic DNA contains:
- a CDS encoding heavy metal translocating P-type ATPase, which yields MRHHHHHGEHHEHKAHVEHTEDIVRRAIISTFLTVPVLLYSKSFQELIGFSIRRFPGSEWIVPVFSTVVFLYGGTFFLKGMVQELSRKKPGMMTLVGLAISVAFIYSMSTVALGGMDFFWELTTLIVIMLWGHWIEMRSLLGASRAVEELVKLMPTKANLIKDGKIIEVHASELKPGDTVLVRPGEKVPADGIVVEGHTHVDESMLTGESRPVSKREGDRVVGGAINLEGSIKVKVEKAGEDTYLSQVLQLVKEAQMSRARLQDTADRVAYYLTLIAIGVGSLSLFFWWYVGSDIRFAVERAVTVMVIACPHALGLAIPLVVAFSTSYSAKRGILIRNRDAFERVKDVDAVIFDKTGTLTEGKFGISEVISQDIDRRGLLRLVASLENNSEHVIARAVVEEAMKEGLDLLPATNFKAHPGRGVTGEVEGHYLAVGTPLLMEELGVKLESHFLRKVRELEAQGKTVILVAIDGKSAGCIALSDRVRPESYEAVRELKAMGKRVIMLTGDSEEVARYVAEELGVDIFMARVLPHQKVEKIRELRSKGLKVAMVGDGVNDAPALLEADVGIAIGSGTQVAVESADIVLVKSDPRDVVRIIRLSRITVGKMLQNLFWATGYNVVAIPLAAGVAARWGIVLEPAVGALLMTASTVVVTVNALTMLRQLR from the coding sequence CATACGGAGGTTTCCCGGCAGTGAGTGGATAGTACCTGTTTTCTCTACCGTAGTGTTTCTTTATGGTGGCACATTTTTCCTAAAAGGTATGGTACAAGAGCTTTCTCGTAAAAAGCCCGGTATGATGACTCTTGTAGGACTTGCCATCTCTGTAGCCTTCATCTACAGCATGTCAACCGTTGCCTTGGGTGGCATGGATTTTTTCTGGGAACTTACCACCCTCATAGTGATCATGCTGTGGGGACATTGGATAGAGATGAGATCCCTTCTGGGTGCATCAAGGGCGGTGGAGGAGTTGGTGAAGCTTATGCCTACTAAGGCCAATCTCATCAAAGATGGGAAAATAATAGAGGTGCACGCTTCTGAGTTAAAACCTGGGGACACAGTCCTTGTAAGGCCTGGAGAAAAGGTGCCGGCAGACGGGATAGTTGTAGAGGGCCACACTCATGTAGATGAGTCCATGCTTACAGGAGAGTCAAGACCTGTTTCTAAGAGAGAAGGGGATAGGGTGGTGGGAGGTGCCATAAACCTTGAAGGCTCTATAAAGGTGAAGGTAGAGAAAGCTGGGGAGGACACGTACCTCAGTCAAGTCCTACAACTCGTGAAAGAAGCCCAGATGTCCAGGGCTCGTCTTCAGGATACGGCAGACAGGGTAGCCTACTATCTTACTTTAATAGCTATAGGGGTAGGATCTCTCTCCCTTTTCTTTTGGTGGTATGTAGGATCAGATATCAGGTTCGCCGTGGAGAGGGCTGTTACGGTTATGGTGATAGCATGTCCCCATGCCCTGGGTTTGGCCATACCCCTGGTGGTGGCCTTTTCTACATCTTACTCAGCCAAAAGGGGGATATTGATTAGGAACAGGGACGCCTTTGAAAGGGTGAAGGATGTGGATGCTGTCATTTTTGACAAGACTGGTACGCTGACGGAAGGGAAGTTTGGTATTAGCGAGGTTATCAGCCAGGATATTGACCGGAGAGGACTTTTGAGATTAGTGGCCAGCTTGGAGAACAATTCAGAGCATGTGATAGCACGAGCCGTGGTGGAAGAAGCGATGAAAGAAGGACTGGATCTGTTACCTGCTACCAACTTTAAAGCACATCCAGGCAGAGGAGTTACGGGTGAGGTAGAAGGCCACTATCTGGCTGTCGGAACCCCACTTCTCATGGAGGAGCTGGGTGTAAAGTTAGAATCGCACTTTCTCAGGAAAGTGAGAGAGCTCGAAGCTCAGGGAAAGACAGTGATATTGGTAGCTATAGATGGGAAGAGCGCCGGGTGTATAGCTCTTTCGGACAGAGTAAGGCCAGAGTCCTACGAGGCCGTAAGGGAGCTAAAGGCTATGGGGAAAAGAGTTATTATGCTGACGGGAGATTCGGAGGAGGTGGCACGTTATGTGGCCGAAGAGCTTGGAGTGGATATCTTTATGGCTCGGGTTCTCCCTCACCAAAAAGTGGAAAAGATCAGAGAACTCCGCAGCAAAGGGCTTAAGGTGGCCATGGTAGGTGACGGTGTCAACGATGCTCCTGCCTTACTGGAGGCGGACGTGGGCATAGCTATAGGCTCAGGTACACAGGTGGCGGTAGAGAGTGCGGATATAGTACTCGTTAAAAGTGATCCAAGAGACGTAGTGCGGATAATACGTCTATCCCGTATAACTGTAGGAAAGATGTTGCAGAATCTTTTCTGGGCAACTGGATATAACGTGGTGGCTATTCCCCTCGCCGCGGGTGTGGCCGCTCGATGGGGTATAGTGTTGGAACCGGCTGTCGGTGCTCTACTCATGACGGCGAGTACTGTGGTCGTTACTGTGAACGCTCTCACCATGCTCCGACAGCTCAGATAG
- the proB gene encoding glutamate 5-kinase translates to MRIVLKIGSNLIQTEDGDIDLTFLSKLAKEIKSLVQAEHELVIVSSGAVLCGLKKLGLTERPKELLEKQVLAGIGQAYLMHLYDMVFSNYGLVPAQVLLTSDVFRDKGKFYTVKGVVEKMLKMKVIPIINENDTVAVAELIFGDNDFLAVHTAFMLDADLLVFFSSAGGLRNHDDRVIPVIEDIDAAFQYVRSVRSSYGTGGMISKLTATRIALRLGIPVVITGKEDSLLDVKDKNTKGTYFKPYPKGLKPGKRWLAMIEEPKGALYIDEGAYAAIKKGKSLLPAGIQRVEGYFSRGDVVGVYTSDGVLVGKGRVNFSSEELKLILGKKGDEVKRVLKTTKEEAIHRDSLVVF, encoded by the coding sequence ATGCGCATAGTTCTGAAAATAGGCTCTAACCTGATACAGACCGAGGACGGGGATATAGACCTTACTTTTCTTTCCAAGCTAGCTAAGGAAATAAAAAGTCTCGTGCAGGCTGAGCATGAGCTGGTGATAGTATCGTCGGGTGCGGTACTGTGTGGGCTCAAAAAGCTGGGTTTGACGGAAAGACCTAAAGAGCTTCTCGAGAAACAGGTTCTGGCAGGCATAGGTCAAGCTTATCTTATGCATCTCTATGACATGGTTTTTTCCAACTACGGTTTGGTACCGGCTCAGGTTCTTCTCACCTCAGATGTCTTCAGGGATAAGGGAAAGTTTTATACCGTCAAAGGTGTTGTGGAGAAAATGCTAAAGATGAAGGTCATTCCTATCATCAATGAGAACGACACAGTGGCGGTGGCGGAGCTTATTTTTGGAGACAACGACTTTTTAGCAGTGCACACAGCCTTTATGCTGGATGCGGATCTTTTAGTTTTCTTTTCCAGTGCAGGTGGTTTGCGAAATCATGATGACAGGGTAATACCTGTTATAGAGGATATAGATGCAGCATTCCAGTATGTTAGAAGTGTAAGGTCCTCTTATGGAACAGGGGGTATGATCAGCAAGCTCACCGCCACCCGTATAGCCCTCCGACTGGGTATACCTGTTGTTATAACTGGAAAGGAAGACTCTCTACTTGATGTGAAGGACAAAAACACAAAGGGTACCTACTTTAAACCTTATCCAAAGGGTTTGAAACCAGGTAAAAGATGGCTCGCCATGATAGAGGAACCAAAAGGTGCCCTTTACATAGACGAAGGGGCCTACGCTGCCATAAAGAAAGGTAAGAGTCTCTTGCCTGCAGGTATACAGAGGGTAGAGGGTTACTTCTCAAGGGGTGATGTGGTGGGTGTTTACACCTCTGACGGTGTACTGGTAGGCAAGGGGAGAGTGAACTTTTCTTCTGAGGAGTTGAAACTCATCTTGGGCAAGAAGGGGGATGAGGTGAAAAGAGTGCTGAAGACTACAAAAGAGGAGGCCATCCACAGGGACAGCCTGGTAGTTTTTTAG
- a CDS encoding CoA-binding protein has protein sequence MKELHHPHQDDALQVLKEAKVVAVVGISPDPERPSYYVSERLVSKGTHRVYFVNPKYAGQEILGVKVLSSLSDVPEPIDIVNVFRNPAHIEPILEEALKVGAKCVWLQPGCENPEVIEKYKDKIKIVWNACIGVEAGYL, from the coding sequence ATGAAGGAACTACATCACCCACACCAAGATGATGCACTGCAGGTACTAAAGGAAGCAAAGGTAGTAGCCGTGGTAGGTATATCTCCGGATCCAGAAAGACCCTCTTACTATGTGAGCGAAAGACTTGTAAGTAAAGGCACCCACAGAGTTTACTTTGTAAACCCAAAGTACGCTGGCCAGGAGATACTGGGTGTTAAAGTGCTGAGTTCTCTCTCTGATGTACCGGAACCCATAGATATAGTCAACGTATTTAGGAACCCGGCCCACATAGAGCCCATACTGGAGGAAGCCTTAAAGGTAGGTGCCAAATGTGTGTGGTTACAACCGGGATGTGAGAATCCGGAGGTGATAGAAAAGTACAAGGACAAAATAAAGATAGTGTGGAACGCTTGCATAGGAGTAGAAGCCGGCTACCTGTGA
- the purF gene encoding amidophosphoribosyltransferase, with product MCGVFGVFGLEGAERYAYFGIYALQHRGQESVGIAVSDGSTIKLVRKAGLVLEAIKAQDLEGVRGNAAIAHVRYSTAGDSGFINAQPFYRETSLGPVAVVHNGNLVNYGTLRKELEEKGYAFQHSSDTELFLILLEDGEYVPPHVDLHPKDRDLLPRIFYVMRRVKGAYSLLYLFPDKMVAVRDPMGFRPLLMGRIGQGILFSSESCSFDILRGQLWRELRPGEVLVVDSAGIRSYFPFPHSRTAMCIFELVYFSKPESYVLEHWVYHVRKRMGQELAREDKVEADVVIPVPDSGVVPALGYSQETGIPFEMGLIRNHYVGRSFIEPTQELRDIKVLMKLSPNRAVLEGKRVVVIDDSLVRGTTSKKIVSMLKSAGAKEVHLRIASPPVIGPCFYGIDTPTREELIANRMSLEDIRKFTGADTLRYLSLEGLRRCVHHPEKFCDACFSNLYPVEVEETASRIR from the coding sequence ATGTGCGGTGTGTTTGGTGTTTTTGGTCTAGAAGGTGCTGAAAGATACGCTTATTTCGGTATATACGCCCTTCAACATAGAGGACAGGAGAGTGTAGGTATAGCGGTTTCCGACGGAAGCACCATTAAGTTGGTGAGAAAGGCGGGTTTGGTGCTGGAGGCCATAAAAGCCCAGGATCTGGAAGGTGTCAGAGGAAACGCCGCCATAGCTCACGTAAGGTACTCCACGGCAGGTGACTCAGGTTTTATAAATGCTCAACCCTTCTATAGGGAAACGTCTCTTGGTCCCGTAGCTGTAGTTCACAACGGTAATCTTGTCAACTACGGAACCCTGAGGAAGGAGCTAGAGGAGAAGGGTTACGCCTTTCAACACAGTTCTGATACAGAACTGTTTCTGATTCTGTTGGAGGATGGAGAGTATGTACCTCCCCACGTGGACCTTCATCCTAAAGACAGAGATCTCTTACCCCGAATCTTTTATGTCATGCGAAGGGTAAAAGGTGCCTACAGCCTCCTTTATCTCTTTCCCGACAAGATGGTGGCTGTAAGGGATCCCATGGGTTTTCGGCCTCTCCTTATGGGTAGAATAGGGCAGGGTATTCTCTTCTCCTCCGAGAGTTGTTCTTTTGACATCCTCAGGGGCCAACTTTGGAGAGAACTGAGGCCAGGTGAGGTGTTGGTGGTAGACAGTGCAGGCATAAGAAGTTACTTTCCCTTCCCTCATAGTAGAACGGCCATGTGTATCTTTGAACTGGTGTACTTTTCCAAACCTGAGAGCTACGTTTTAGAGCACTGGGTGTATCATGTACGCAAGAGGATGGGGCAGGAGTTGGCGAGGGAGGATAAGGTGGAGGCAGATGTGGTTATTCCGGTTCCGGACTCGGGGGTTGTTCCGGCACTGGGTTACTCCCAAGAGACAGGAATTCCCTTCGAGATGGGTCTCATAAGAAACCATTATGTGGGTAGGAGCTTTATAGAACCTACACAAGAGCTTAGGGACATAAAGGTCCTCATGAAACTGAGTCCCAACAGAGCGGTCCTTGAAGGTAAGCGTGTGGTGGTCATAGACGACTCTCTGGTGAGGGGAACCACCTCTAAGAAGATAGTGAGCATGCTAAAGAGTGCCGGTGCCAAGGAGGTACATCTGAGAATAGCGTCACCCCCCGTCATAGGTCCGTGCTTTTATGGTATAGACACACCCACCCGTGAGGAACTCATAGCAAACCGTATGTCCCTTGAGGATATAAGAAAGTTCACCGGCGCCGATACGCTACGCTATCTCTCTTTGGAGGGTCTCAGAAGATGTGTCCATCATCCGGAAAAGTTCTGTGACGCCTGCTTCAGTAACCTCTATCCTGTGGAGGTGGAAGAAACAGCCTCCCGTATTCGCTGA
- the kdsA gene encoding 3-deoxy-8-phosphooctulonate synthase codes for MLIIAGPCVIESEELVLEVATFLRKLAEKYPQFRFVFKASFDKANRSSVKSFRGPGLEEGLRILQKVKEETGLEVTTDVHETWQVKPVAQVVDIIQIPAFLSRQTDLLLEAARSGKPVNVKKGQFLAPWDVKNVVEKLRFGGAVDYYVTERGVCFGYNNLVVDFRSLVIMSSFTKVIFDATHSVQLPGGAGDRSSGQREFVVPLIRAAVAVGCDGIFMETHPDPDRALSDGPNMVPLSWLEGIMENVQRIREAVSSTSTG; via the coding sequence ATGTTGATAATAGCAGGACCCTGTGTCATAGAGAGTGAAGAACTCGTTTTAGAAGTTGCCACTTTCTTGCGAAAACTCGCGGAAAAGTATCCTCAGTTTAGGTTCGTCTTCAAGGCCTCCTTTGACAAAGCCAACAGATCATCGGTAAAATCCTTTAGAGGACCGGGTTTAGAAGAAGGTCTCAGGATCCTCCAGAAGGTTAAGGAGGAAACAGGCCTTGAAGTCACCACTGATGTACACGAAACATGGCAGGTAAAACCTGTCGCGCAGGTGGTGGACATAATCCAGATACCTGCCTTTCTCTCCAGACAGACGGATCTCCTGTTGGAAGCGGCCAGAAGCGGTAAACCGGTGAATGTGAAAAAAGGTCAGTTCTTGGCACCGTGGGATGTAAAAAATGTGGTAGAGAAACTACGCTTCGGTGGTGCGGTAGATTATTATGTGACGGAGAGGGGAGTATGCTTTGGTTACAACAACCTGGTGGTGGATTTTAGAAGCTTGGTTATCATGTCGAGTTTTACGAAGGTTATATTTGACGCCACTCACAGCGTGCAACTCCCAGGAGGAGCAGGTGACAGATCCAGTGGCCAGAGGGAGTTTGTGGTTCCCCTTATAAGAGCTGCGGTGGCTGTGGGTTGCGATGGTATATTTATGGAAACACACCCGGATCCTGACAGAGCCCTATCAGATGGTCCCAACATGGTACCCCTCAGCTGGTTAGAGGGTATCATGGAAAACGTTCAGCGAATACGGGAGGCTGTTTCTTCCACCTCCACAGGATAG
- a CDS encoding glycine--tRNA ligase subunit alpha, whose amino-acid sequence MESGPFYFQDIIQTLQRFWADKGCAVWQPYDIEVGAGTMNPATFLKVLGKGRWYVAYVEPSRRPKDGRYGENPNRLQHYFQFQVILKPAPEDPQEMYLESLRALGLPPEDHDVRFVEDDWESPTLGAWGLGWEVWLDGMEITQFTYFQQAGGLDLDEISVEITYGLERIAMYIQGVDSVFDIKWNEWLTYGDVFRKAEYEWSVYNFEKSDPKMLFEIYNMYEKEAERLLEEGLVLPAYDYLLKCSHTFNLLDARGVLSVQERARYIRRMHSIANRVAKLYLERYT is encoded by the coding sequence ATGGAGAGTGGTCCTTTTTACTTTCAGGACATTATTCAGACTCTTCAGAGGTTCTGGGCCGATAAAGGGTGTGCCGTGTGGCAACCCTACGACATAGAGGTGGGGGCTGGTACCATGAATCCCGCCACTTTTCTGAAAGTTCTGGGAAAGGGGAGGTGGTACGTAGCTTACGTGGAACCCTCCAGAAGGCCAAAGGACGGGCGCTATGGAGAGAATCCCAACAGACTCCAACATTACTTTCAGTTTCAGGTGATCCTCAAGCCTGCTCCGGAGGATCCTCAGGAGATGTACCTGGAGAGTCTCAGAGCGCTGGGCCTTCCCCCCGAGGATCACGATGTGAGGTTTGTAGAAGATGATTGGGAATCTCCTACCTTGGGCGCCTGGGGTCTTGGTTGGGAGGTGTGGTTGGATGGTATGGAGATAACCCAGTTCACCTACTTTCAGCAGGCAGGAGGCTTAGATCTAGATGAGATATCTGTAGAGATCACGTACGGCCTTGAGAGAATAGCCATGTACATACAGGGTGTGGACAGTGTGTTTGATATAAAGTGGAACGAGTGGCTAACTTACGGAGATGTTTTCAGAAAGGCGGAGTACGAGTGGAGTGTGTATAACTTTGAGAAATCAGATCCAAAGATGCTGTTTGAAATCTACAACATGTATGAAAAAGAAGCGGAAAGACTCCTAGAAGAGGGACTGGTTTTACCTGCGTACGATTACCTTCTTAAGTGTTCTCACACTTTTAACCTGCTGGATGCCAGAGGTGTTCTGTCAGTCCAGGAAAGGGCTAGATACATAAGACGTATGCACTCCATAGCCAACAGGGTGGCAAAGCTTTACTTGGAGAGATATACTTAA
- a CDS encoding cytochrome c oxidase subunit 3, translated as MAHEGTHAAHHETSPWGLPTGLVPLFLSLAAVAYFGWHQPLLALVLGGVGLVLFVLGVTGWAAEYFSRGKDEGLGFQGIIWFVFAEVVIFGSVIAGFWTARVTHATEWVTKWIPEGGMNLSLVALLTVILWISSYTIWRAEKSLEHGDVNGYRLWLIATMVLGSLFILLHALEWNHLWQKGFTISANMYGTGFYTLTGIHASHVLVGIGMQLILLLNSSRALGKITPIRAASYYWHFVDLAWLLVAGTAYIVGSYGRF; from the coding sequence ATGGCACACGAGGGGACTCACGCCGCACACCACGAAACCAGCCCGTGGGGTCTACCCACGGGGTTAGTGCCGTTGTTTCTTTCGTTAGCCGCCGTTGCTTACTTCGGTTGGCATCAGCCTCTTCTGGCCCTCGTATTGGGAGGAGTAGGTCTGGTGCTCTTTGTGTTGGGTGTAACGGGGTGGGCAGCGGAGTATTTCTCAAGGGGTAAGGATGAGGGGCTTGGTTTTCAAGGAATCATCTGGTTTGTCTTTGCGGAGGTAGTCATATTCGGTTCGGTGATAGCGGGTTTTTGGACAGCGCGGGTGACGCACGCCACCGAGTGGGTAACCAAGTGGATTCCCGAGGGAGGAATGAATCTATCTCTCGTGGCTCTTCTCACTGTAATACTCTGGATATCCAGTTACACCATATGGAGAGCTGAGAAATCTCTCGAGCATGGAGATGTAAACGGCTACAGGTTGTGGCTGATAGCTACTATGGTGCTCGGTAGCTTGTTCATACTGCTTCACGCTTTAGAATGGAACCATCTGTGGCAAAAGGGCTTTACCATAAGTGCCAACATGTATGGAACCGGTTTTTACACCCTTACTGGGATACACGCTTCTCACGTACTGGTGGGGATAGGTATGCAACTCATCCTTCTCCTAAACAGTTCTAGAGCCTTGGGCAAGATAACGCCCATAAGAGCAGCTAGCTATTACTGGCATTTCGTGGATCTGGCGTGGCTCTTAGTGGCTGGGACCGCCTACATAGTAGGATCTTACGGTAGGTTCTAG
- a CDS encoding SCO family protein, translating into MGLLAVLVLLWGLAYAVPLPKEPVSFFDASVLKIEEEKYLGTSVPDVTFVDQSGTSHRLREFLNGRPLALILAYFSCDAACPLVVKHAVEASRGLEGRFRGLVLSFDPQDTPQDIGRFKERLHLPDTPSWHFGVMREEDIKRLTTALGYKYFYSRKDRVFVHPNVVVFLDARGRVVRYLYGITPRERDFRLAVAEASLGKVSPNSLVDLAFLACYRYNPREGRYSLNPVVVLGTAGLVLGGVTFVYAVIRRKREVQR; encoded by the coding sequence ATGGGCCTTCTGGCTGTACTTGTACTTCTCTGGGGCTTGGCCTACGCCGTTCCACTGCCGAAGGAACCTGTTAGCTTCTTCGATGCTTCCGTTCTGAAGATAGAGGAAGAGAAGTATTTGGGCACCTCGGTACCTGACGTCACCTTCGTGGACCAAAGTGGTACATCCCATCGTCTGAGGGAGTTCCTTAACGGAAGGCCGTTAGCCCTCATACTGGCTTACTTCTCTTGTGACGCAGCGTGCCCATTAGTAGTGAAGCACGCCGTAGAGGCTTCCAGAGGTCTGGAGGGACGCTTTAGGGGTCTTGTCCTCTCCTTTGACCCTCAGGATACTCCACAGGATATAGGTAGGTTCAAGGAAAGGCTTCATCTTCCGGACACGCCCTCTTGGCACTTCGGGGTGATGAGGGAGGAAGATATAAAACGGTTAACGACAGCTTTGGGATACAAGTACTTTTATTCAAGGAAGGACAGGGTTTTCGTACATCCCAACGTGGTGGTGTTTCTAGACGCACGTGGCAGGGTAGTGAGGTACCTGTACGGCATAACCCCTAGGGAGCGTGACTTCAGACTGGCTGTAGCAGAGGCCTCTCTCGGTAAGGTAAGTCCTAACAGTTTGGTGGATCTGGCCTTTTTGGCATGTTACAGGTACAACCCCAGGGAAGGTCGGTACAGCCTGAATCCCGTGGTGGTTTTAGGGACCGCCGGCCTTGTTCTTGGTGGTGTCACCTTTGTTTACGCCGTGATAAGACGTAAAAGGGAGGTACAAAGATGA
- the coxB gene encoding cytochrome c oxidase subunit II, which produces MRYMLLPLILPLTHVLASEPLAYPRVYWENSVKVWLVVAIAIYILVAIPSIYFAIKYRYRPGQHEEGEHIEGNTALEIVWTVIPTIIVLFLGTYSFANFVKQRNAPEGAMELKVTAFMWGWEVEYPNGKKIFAFFNPDGFTAPEDQKVYIPAGKPVKVYLTSRDVIHSFFVHPARITEDAVPGRITHTWFQINKPGEYFVFCREYCGTWHSHMFAILKVVPEGEFNRWLGVTTQ; this is translated from the coding sequence ATGAGGTACATGCTGTTACCATTGATTTTACCTCTGACCCATGTGCTGGCCAGTGAGCCCCTCGCTTATCCAAGGGTTTACTGGGAAAACTCTGTAAAGGTGTGGCTTGTGGTAGCTATAGCCATATACATACTGGTGGCTATCCCCTCCATCTACTTCGCCATCAAGTACCGCTACAGACCAGGACAGCACGAGGAGGGAGAACACATTGAAGGGAACACCGCTCTTGAGATAGTGTGGACAGTAATCCCTACAATAATTGTCCTGTTTTTGGGTACTTACTCCTTTGCCAACTTTGTTAAGCAGAGGAATGCTCCGGAAGGAGCTATGGAACTTAAAGTTACCGCCTTCATGTGGGGTTGGGAGGTGGAGTACCCCAACGGTAAAAAGATCTTCGCCTTTTTTAATCCCGATGGATTCACCGCACCAGAGGATCAGAAGGTCTACATACCTGCCGGCAAACCTGTGAAGGTGTACCTCACATCCAGGGATGTCATCCACTCCTTCTTTGTGCATCCTGCCAGGATAACGGAGGACGCTGTACCTGGAAGGATAACCCACACATGGTTCCAGATCAACAAACCAGGCGAGTACTTTGTGTTCTGCAGAGAGTACTGTGGTACGTGGCACTCCCACATGTTTGCTATCCTTAAGGTGGTTCCCGAAGGAGAATTTAACAGATGGCTTGGAGTAACAACACAATAA
- a CDS encoding cytochrome c oxidase subunit I, with amino-acid sequence MAVAHTPSVPWFGATLKEWLFTTDHKKVGMLYLVTSLLYFIVAGIFGLIIRYEQSAPGIQLPSLFGQTGADLYNYILTGHGAVILLWWAVNVWVGGFANILVPLMIGAKDVAFPRLNAFGYWSFFGASVLVLLTLLPNNWIKMLWTGYPPYSLNENAGSTILYVTIVLLYGISSTAGSVNMVTTIVSLRAKGLGWTKLNLFVHSIMAASLINLFGVPALMGAVLLLFTDKYLGTNFYNPMLGGDPLLYQNLLWFYSHPVVYIMILPAFGVFSEVISTMSRKPIFGYISMMLAIYAIAVVGFFTWIHHMFVSGVPDWIRVLFSYTTLFVAVPTGIKIFNWVATLHRGAIRYNTPMLFTLGGILMFLIGGLTGIPNAMVSIDLGISDSLFVVGHFHYVLGMALTFGAFSGMYYWYPKIIGRMYSETLGKLSFWLMLIGANIFYFFQMYMGMAEGMPRRYPDYPPIPEWITLMQIQTVGAVILSVGILLSLINWIKSLRGPKAEDNPWKSPSLEWTMTDTPVGPHNFKKYPIEVPEDWHPYAYYKGYHVHV; translated from the coding sequence ATGGCTGTAGCACACACACCATCTGTACCTTGGTTTGGGGCCACTCTAAAAGAGTGGCTGTTTACCACAGATCACAAGAAAGTTGGTATGCTGTACCTCGTTACGTCTCTTCTCTACTTTATAGTAGCCGGCATATTTGGTTTGATTATAAGGTACGAGCAGTCGGCACCGGGTATCCAGCTGCCTTCCCTCTTTGGTCAGACCGGTGCAGATCTGTATAACTACATACTCACTGGTCACGGTGCCGTCATACTTCTGTGGTGGGCCGTTAACGTATGGGTAGGAGGTTTTGCCAACATTCTGGTACCCCTCATGATAGGAGCTAAGGACGTAGCTTTCCCGAGACTGAACGCTTTCGGTTATTGGTCCTTCTTTGGTGCAAGCGTTCTCGTACTGTTAACCCTCTTACCCAACAACTGGATCAAGATGCTGTGGACAGGGTACCCACCTTACTCCCTTAACGAAAATGCAGGTTCCACTATACTTTACGTTACTATAGTCCTCCTGTACGGCATATCCTCCACCGCAGGTTCGGTGAACATGGTGACCACCATAGTGAGCCTCAGGGCAAAGGGGTTAGGGTGGACCAAACTGAACCTCTTCGTTCACTCCATAATGGCTGCTAGTCTCATCAATCTGTTTGGTGTACCGGCTCTCATGGGTGCTGTTCTCTTACTCTTCACCGACAAGTATCTTGGTACCAACTTCTATAACCCTATGCTGGGTGGTGATCCGTTACTTTACCAGAACTTACTATGGTTCTACTCACACCCAGTGGTTTACATAATGATCCTGCCAGCTTTTGGCGTGTTCTCGGAAGTGATATCCACCATGTCCCGTAAACCTATCTTCGGTTACATATCTATGATGTTGGCGATATATGCCATAGCGGTGGTGGGATTCTTCACGTGGATACACCATATGTTTGTGTCGGGTGTACCTGACTGGATAAGGGTCCTCTTCTCATACACTACGCTGTTTGTGGCTGTACCTACGGGTATCAAAATCTTCAACTGGGTTGCCACCCTCCACAGAGGTGCTATAAGGTACAACACTCCCATGTTGTTCACATTAGGGGGAATACTCATGTTCCTGATAGGAGGCCTTACGGGTATACCCAACGCCATGGTGTCCATAGATCTCGGTATATCAGATTCACTGTTCGTGGTGGGACACTTCCATTACGTTCTTGGAATGGCACTTACCTTTGGAGCCTTCAGCGGTATGTATTACTGGTATCCCAAAATCATAGGGAGGATGTACTCGGAAACCTTAGGGAAACTTAGCTTCTGGCTCATGCTGATAGGGGCCAACATCTTCTACTTCTTCCAGATGTACATGGGAATGGCTGAAGGCATGCCTAGGAGATATCCTGACTATCCTCCCATACCAGAATGGATCACCCTTATGCAGATACAGACGGTAGGAGCTGTTATCCTCTCAGTAGGCATACTTCTCTCTCTGATAAACTGGATAAAGAGTCTCAGAGGTCCAAAGGCGGAGGACAATCCGTGGAAATCACCCTCTCTCGAGTGGACCATGACAGATACACCGGTAGGACCCCATAACTTTAAGAAATATCCTATAGAGGTGCCTGAGGACTGGCATCCCTACGCTTATTACAAGGGTTACCATGTGCACGTGTGA